AAAATACCCTGTTTTCACTAGGAAGTGTAACTACCTTCATCTCAACTTTAGTTCTGGAATATTTACCCAGCATGCATATTAGAAGGCGGCATGTTAATATGTCCTCTCATTGTAACATGGCGGACAGCAAAGCAGCTCAGAGGCTCCCTCATCTTTCTGTTAGCTCTGGGCCAATTTCTCACCTCTGCCCACTCCACAGTCTCCCTGCTGTTCCCATCTCCCCACTCTGGTGGATGAAGGAGGGTGTTTCAGTTGGACTCAGAGCCATAGAGCTGTCTGAGCCCCAGGGGTCCATCTGACCAGTAAAAGGCAATTTTGAGATGAGCAAATATTACTTCTTCTCCCTCATATCCACTTTCTCCTCCATCTCAGGAACCTAGTTAGTTCATGCAATGAACCCTGCTTTCTGCCTTCCTTCCAGGATGCAGACAAGGGCCCCGTCCAAGCCCGGACTCCTCTGGCCTACATCTCTCTCCAGCCATCCTCTGTGAATGGTAGGCACTTGCCACCTGCACCATACCATTCAGTTCTTGATTCCGCACTGTCAAGTGTCTTGACAATACACCACAGGTGTTAGTCTGGCCTCGGCTAGGAGGAAGTCCTGGAGAAGTACAGCTCCTTCATAATGGCCCCTGGCACCGCGCTTTGCTCAGAGCAGCTACTCGGCACATACACATTTGCCTTTACAGCAAGTCTTTCCCTGTGAGGGTGGTGAGCAGACTCTGACAACCAACCCACCACCCACTGCAGGGCAGGCTTTGAGCTGAGGGCTGGCCACTGGCTTCCCCTGCGGCATCGTGCAAGGCCGTGATGTCAACAACACATTCCATGCAAAGGCCAAGCTCTGGAAGGCCCCTCTGGCCTCTCTTAGCCCTTGTAAGTTCATTGTCTTTGGCAGTCCCTTCTTCCCCAATCCCTCCACGCTCCCCCTCCTTCAGTTTAATTTCAGGCATTTGTGAAAGGGGTATTTTCTTCTCTCCACCCCTGCTGCAGAGCACCGTACTTGgcatttaaaatcataaaatctaCGGGGCTCCCTATGCATGAGGGCAGCTGGAGCAGGAGATGCCATGGACCCAGCTGATGCCTCCTTTGCTGGAGCTTGGAACAGACTCACGGCCAGCAACGTGAGTTCAATGGCTAAAGTGACATATCCTGCCCAAGGGGGGGCTCATAACCCAATTCAGACTACTCTCCcctgttctcttaaaaaaaaatcataaagactcACTGGATGAACGAATTACTGGGCTGACAGGAGGGTGTGTGGGTGAGTAGGGAAATGAAGCACTGGACAGGTGCCAGGAGCGGCGTGGAATGACACTTTCCAGAGGACAGAGATTTCTGTTTGTCTGAGACCCACGCGGGAATTTGAAAAAATTCCACGGGGtgaaattttttcaaaatcattttccagggacgcctgggtggctcagtgggttaaagcctctgccttcggctcaggtcatgatctcagggtcctgggatcgagtcccacatcgggctctctcctcagcagggagcctgcttccctctctctctctgcctgcctctccatctacttgtgatttctctctgtcaaataaataaataaaatcttaaaaaaaaaaaaaaaaaaaatcattttccaaaatgtgtaGCTTAGAAActagaatatttataaatcaagttATGGCAAGGCACTTGTAAGTGTAACTGTACAATTTGGTACACACAAACATACTTATTTATATGtatcctaaataataaatttttgagATGTTTGGTGTTTTTTATTCACCACCCGTATTAGAGGGCCATTACTTCCCTCAATTGAAAGTAAAATATGTCTGCCATCACCATCAATATTCTTTAAGCCTGAACTCGAAGgaagcttttaaagaaaaaaggctggGAGAGCTTTAAGATCCCAAGCAGAGTTTCTCAACCTTAGCTGCAGGTTTCAATTACCTGGGGAGGCATTTTCaagtctccatgcccagcctgCACCTCAAATCTATTAGATAAGAAACTCTGGAAATGGGAGCCAAGCatgagtattttttcttttcttaataaaaggcatgtttttcctttttctttttaatattttttatgctctcttttctatttttttccccctatggtTTGGCGtccatatttttaaagctatCCCAAGTGATTCCCATGTGCAGTCAAGGCTGAGAATCACTGCTTTAATCCACATGTAGCTGAGACCATTGAAAGAAGCCCTTGCTAACGTGAGGTTTTATGTTCCCGGAAGGACTCACCTCGGAAACTGGCCCTTGTCTCATTCTGATCCCTCCCAACAggtccttcttccttttctcttatttctgtcTTGGCCATCCTGGATGGCTCATGGGTAATGTCCGGGAGGATCCACGTTCAGGCGAAATAGGTGATGATTTGTGATATGCTAGCAGGTTGTGAAAACTGTAGTTTTTCATTCACGAACTTTGAACTGAACTTTTGTGTCTACAAGAAGTTTCAGGGCTTGATAAAAGCAGTTGAAATAAATCACAAGGAGGTTGCAAAGCAGCCTGAACCAGAGCTGGGCATTCTCTCCAAATCACAGAAATGTTGAGAAACGGAAAGCTGTCAAAGGACACTGCACCGTAAGTCCATGAACGTGCATCTCCCCCTCCACGCctacctacccacccacccactcccgTGCTTTTGCGCTCTGATCCGTTGACCCAGTAAAACACCCCCAGCGCATTTCCCAAGCAGAGCGCGTGCCCCATTGCGCCCCACTGCGGTAGCTTTGCAAAGTGCTTGCCTCCAACCCCACTGGCCACGTCGGCTTTACCAGCTTGGGTTTCCGAGCTAGGCCCTCTCACCAGATGGCTTGGAGAAACAGCGTCTGGGGATGCCCACCCAGACAGTATCTTTCCTGGAAGTTGGAGGTAGCTGGTACGGGGAGGACACAGAGGGGCCCGACCTCCCAGGCTCGCCTTCGGTTCCCGGTGGCCTGTTCCGGGCGACGCCCACTAACCGCGCCGCAATCCCGCAGCGGGTTGCGCCAAAAGACTTTCACACGCCGCGGGTGGGTTGCAGTTATGTATTCAGTTTCCTAGGGACTTGAGTACCACGGGCcgtgggaagaggaagagaaacactGGAAGAGCTGCCTGGCTGGAATACGGGCTTTCCGCTAAGTTACGGGCTCCTACGCTTTACAAAATCATCTTTCTACAGGAAAATCGGCTCCCGCAGGGATAGCACGGGCTGCAGGGGTCGCAGGGGTTGCAAGGGTTGCAGGGGCTGCAGGGGCTGCAGGGGCTGCAGGGGTTGCAGGGGTTGCAGGGAGACGTGCAGGGGTAGCATGGAGACTCTATCTTGACGCAGCTGCCCAGCCCGTAGGAGTACGTCACGTCCTTCTCGTCCACGCACGGCGGCAGGCTGAACTCTTTGCAGATGTTCATGTAGCTGTACTTCTTGGAGCCGAGGCAGTCGTACCTGTTCTCCCGCTCCGCGGACACACACACCTTGCCGTCCTTCACCCGAACTTTGACTTGATCGGGCTCAAAGCCGCACACGTTGACTGATCCTAAAATGTTACTGCTACAGCAAGAGGAGGCCAGGATTCTATTCGTCGTTCTTCTTAGTCTGCAATTGGGAAAAAGGGAGAGGGTCTCAGAAGCAGATCTCAGACACAGCTTGAGAAACAGTATTTTGATCTCTATTTATTATTActagtattttttaagtaagccctCTGTCCCACTTGGGCCTTgaactcaggactccaggatcacgtgCTTTCGCCAGCAAGGCGCCccatctctgtttttgttttttaaatagcaaaattaaaCACTAGTCATTGTGAAAAGTCAAACTTTATAGAATTGTGTAAAGTAAAAAATGAGACCCCTCCCATGTAAATCGCACTCTCCCGCACATAAACCTCTGAACAACAGATGGGGGCTTGGCCTTCCAGATCGTTCTCTTGCATTTGAGTCCCAGgtccttttcttattaattgtggaaacttgcctcagtttcctcatctgtaaaatggaaataataacagcACCCACATCTTAGGGCTTTTGGAAGATTAGATGAAATTGGAAGTTTTGCTTAATGCCGTCCTTGATCCATTATAAATCTTGCTTAATTGTTACTGTGATCTTTATTACTACTGTTAAATGGAAACtcttgagacttttttttaaggggaTCCAACTAATATACCGTGTGAAATCTGCATGCTAAAGATGGCTGTCAGCCTCAGAACCCAGCCCTGCTACCCACAAGACTGGGGACCCCACTGGGCCATCCCACAGACAGGGCCTGAAGTCTCCATCAACAAATGACAAGGTGAAAGCGCCCCAGCAAACAGAGGTCCTTGTGGTTCCTATAGCGCTGCTTATCGGTCCTGAGTGAATccttcattgtaaaaaaaaaaaaaaataacacagcaGCCCATGCTGATTGAGCCCTTGTGGTGTATCAGGAAGTAGGAAAGCCAAGTGTCTAAGAGCATAGGTTCTGGAGCCAGGAATTTTAGGTTCAAATGGTGACTTTCCTAGGTTGATAAGTTACTTagcttctttgtgcctcagtctcctcatctgtaaaattggaacAATAATAGTAGCCTACTTTTAGAGTAATGAGGTTTAAGTGAATGAATGGTAAGTATTTATATGGTGCTTAGCACACAGGTTAGGTTAGACAGCCTGGGGTTAGCCCTACATGGTTTGGCCTTCCTtggggtccttttttttttttttcctattttctatccTTCCAAAGACAACCTAATATTCTGAAATGGCCTTATTATtccttaacaggaaaaaaaatctgtgttctaaGAGACAGTCTTGGCAAATCTTCTTGCATCTCTTAGCcttactgttggtaggaatgcaagtcagaacagctactttggaaaacatagtggaggtttcttaaaaagttgaaaatagagctatcctatgacccagcaattgcactactggatatttaccccaaagatacagacatagtgaaaagaagggtcatatgcaccccaatgttcatagcaccaatgtccacaatagccaaactgtggaaggagctgagatgaatggataaagaagatgtggtccatatacacaatggaatatttattcagccattagaaaggcTGAATACCCAGTATTTGCATCAATGTGAGTGGAAATGGACGgaattatgctaagggaaataagcagagaaagacaattatatgatttcacttatttgtggaacataaggaaaagcatagaggacattaggagaaggaaggggaaaatgaaagggagagaatcagagggggagatgaaccatgaaagactgtggactccgagaaacaaattgaggtttTTAGAAGGGTGCCAGGTGAGGGGATGCATTGgctcagtgatgggtattaaggagggcaagtatttgcatggagcactgggtgttatacacaaacaatgaatcatagaacactacatcaaaaactaatgatgtactgtaaggtgacataattaaaaaaaaataaaaaagaaaggcctTGGAGTGTACAATCTCTAGAACCTCTTCCAGTTTGACAGATCTAAACTTTGTGATTGGATGATTGGTTTGAGAtacctttttaattctttcctgtTATGCTGAATTTTGTTTATACTCCTCTTTTTGTTATGTAAATGATATGAGTTCATTgcagaaaacttagaaaatatacagataaacaaaaagatggaatattttgtaaaaaaacaaaaacaaaaataaaacaaaacccataatCCTATAGAGCATATAACATTTTGATGTTAGATTTTCTTCATGTGTGTATTTCTACATACATATGTAGATTCTGGTATGTGTCCTTATGAAATCATACTATACATACTGCTTTGAATGTATATTTTTCACTTGATGGTCTCTAACATGATTGGTTTAACAAGTGTGGGCCCTTAGACGGAAGGTTACAAATCAAGGCTCTTAAGAGGCTAGTTAATTACAAAATGATTAAATGGAATAATCTAAAAGACCAACAGAAACAACCATGCTGAGCACCCAGAGGACTGTGATGGTCAGTCAGCTTCGTTTCCACCTCCAGCTCCAAGGAACGTGGGGTGCACGGGGTGCAGATGTCTCTCGTGCCCGGAGTATGCCAGGATACCCACAGGCCATACtctggagaaaggaagagaactagacttaaaaaacaaaacaaaacaaaaaaaaaaaaaacaccactttATCCTGTGGaacaaaacaggagaaaacaCACTCTATCTTCCATGGATAGACAGAGAATAGCTTCCAAAGATGCCGCGTGTCCTCTCTGGATGGCCCAGGGCCTGGAAGGCTGAACAGACAAAGCCAAGAGTGGAACAGAGAGCAGAACAAGTGCACTTGGGTCTCTCAAGAAGCTCCCGTGGTGTGGACATGGGTTGAGAATGAGAGTTCTGTTCAGCTCAGACCTTCCCATTGGGGATGAAAGCACCAAACCTTGACATGAAGGAGGCTGGGCCTCACAAAACGGGGCCAAGGAGCCCAACCGGGATTGCTAGGGCCCCTCACGACTGCCTTACTGATTCCATCAAACGCCTCCTGCCCTTTGCAGAAGATGGATCCGGGAGCCAGATCTACAAGGCAAAGCCAGTTTCCAGATCCTTCTCCTCCCGTCAGCCATCTAAGTCTCGGAGTGCAATTGCGTGTGTTGTCCTTGTGGTTGTTTTGGCTTgggttccccctctccctccggCCCCCCACTCGGGCCCCTTTTCCCCTGCAGCAGCTACGCAAAGGTCTCACCAATGTGAGCCTTCAGGAAATTGCTTTAAAAGTCTTGGCCAAGTTAGGTGTCTTCTTCCTTTCACTTCCCAATCAGGGTTTATCAGCGGGGATGTGTGAGTTTCAGAGAAATTGCAGGAGCTGTATTTTACTCATCTGCTCTAACTCTGAACTTGCAACTTGACTCCTGTCTGGCGATGTACCTATCATCCCGCAGGGAAATGCCTTTGGCTCTGTGGTGTTCTGGGCAAAGGGAGATCCCCTCCTGTAATTGTGATCATGAGGCTGGAACTGGACCACGTAAATGCAGGGCAGTCAGCCCCTTAGTTCGTCGCAGAAGCCTGGCAGAGGCGTTGAGGGAGAGTGAGTGGCCGACAGTGTCTGGGTCTTTCACTCTGGGCTGCCAGCTCTCCTCCCTGTGGCAGCTCAAGTTCTCCGGAATGTTTCCTGGAAGTGAAGCACCCTGCCCCCGGCAACAGTGAGCTATATGGTCAGCCTTTTTCACAAAGACATGGATGAAGTCCAGCCTGGTGctcaataaaataatgaagatgtCAAAAAGGCCTATCTACACcgaggagcagaggggagccgGTCTTCTTGCAGCAGTCCTGGAAGGACTTTGCCTTTTCTTCTAATGGTAGACCCCTTCCAAAGACCCACGAACtccattcttcctttccaactcatctttcattttctcttctttttttcttcctcctcccctttcctgccCTGTCTTCCAACTTCTGTTTGATACTGAGCGGTATCATTCCGGGAGCAGAGGAGCAAACGCAGGTGCATCGGAGCTCCCAGTGGTGCTCGTTAGAACACAGCTGGCTGCGTCCCAACCCCCAGAGTTTCCAATTcagtgggcagggggaggagccaaaaacttgcatttctaacaagttccaggAGATGCTGGTCCGGAGCCCactctttgagaaccactgaccagGTGGTTAAGCGCATGGATTCCAGACTCAGGCAAACCTGGCTTTAAGCCCCGGCTCTCTCAGCTCCTCGAGGTCAAGAACATGGCTCCTGAATCTGTTTCAGCATCTCTAGACAGCCAAGATGCTACAAGGATCAAATGAAGATGGAAGGTCACGCCTAATTTTCACTCAATAAAGGGTAAGTCTCTTTATCAGGCTGGACCTGGCGCTGCTGGCGGGACTGGGCTCCCAGACCTGGGGTTAGGAAAGGATTAGGAAAGGAACAGGGGGCCAcacttgcttcctcctctgcagGCATGCTGATGGTGAGAGTGTTATGCCCTGCCCTGTGGGTCAGAgcttggagggagggagagatttcCCGAGGGCTTAGACCTGGGCAGGGACTCCTAGAGTCCCtcacttcacacacacaccccccaaggCTGACAGTCATCAGCCACACCAAGCCCAGTGCCAGTGAGTCAGTGAAAACCTTAATCCTAGAGCTTgaaggaaaacaaggaaacaaacgaGAGTGCAGATTTTTGAAGTTTGCAGAAGATGGTGTCCCTCCGGTGCGGGGATTTTCAAGGGAATATCGTACTGAGATTCAGACCAACTATAGAGGGTGATTGGGGGAGTGAGGGAAGCACAGTCTCAGTCTGAGTTTCCAGGTATTAATTAGTAAAGGGTGTGAGCTTGACCCCAATGCACCCGGACAGCACAGCTGTAATCAAGCATTTGTCTGCAAAGACTAGGGCATCGGGGCTCAGGGTCAGAAGGGGCATCCGTTCATTAGACAATCAACTCCTCCCAGCAGGGTGGAGTTGGCTTTCCTTTAGGCGCTTTCTGTAGGGAGGATCTGGAAGGCTTCCAAGCCTGGTGGTGAACCTGCAGACTTCAGACAGGCTGGTGGCTTTGGCTTCTTACAAAGGAAACCAGACTCCATCCCTCGGTCCCTCCAAATCCAGAAGAGGCAGGAGGAATCAGGGGAACCACTAGTGCTTGAGGCGCAAAGTGTAGtctggggaggaaaagagaatctcaaagaaGCTAAAAAACAGAAGTACTTACTTGAGTCCCGACTAAAGAAGTTCCTGCCAAGATATCTTTTGAAACGGCTGCTAGGTACACAGTGGCAATGAATTGGACCTATACCTCATCTAAAAACATACACATGCATCAGCCAAATAACATAGGCTCAGAAATGTTCATGCAACTTAGGGCAGATATGTCAGCCAAGCCTTCCTACCAGTTATCAAAAGAAACAGTTTGACTCTCACACAGAAAAACAGTTCCGTGGGAGTGTGGCAGCTACAGACCAGGGAATCTTTCCTGTTGGATGAAGAACCTCAGGATAACACGGACTGGCATCCAAAAGGGCTTGTCCTACTTCACCAAGCTGGTAACATCATTTAAAGGGGTCAGAGTTCACATGCATATGATTTCTAAACTCACAAAGCCTTGGGCAAGGTTTCACACCCAAGATTGTTTCCAAAAACTTGAATCAACATGGTATTTCTGGATCTATTTAGTCATGCTTTGGGGGCTAGGGTTGAGATAAGGAAAAAGAGGCATTtcgtaggaagaaaaaaatgttaacagtaaGAGTCTTCTGGGATTGGGACTAGACCAGGGTTTAACATTTTCATCCATGGTCAGGAAAATGGAATATTTAAGTTTGCAGGTGACACTAAGCCCTCCTGGATAGTGAAATGTCAAgctgtcagaaagagagcacaggacGGCTTCACAAGGTGGTATGAATGGGAAGAAAgtggctgggagctgggaggagaCACAGGAGAGTAAGCCCGAGGTCATTTCCAGAATGGACTCAGAGTTATCAGTTCAGAGACGGGGGAATTCATGTAAAGACATCACCAACTTCATACACTGCctcaggcagagaaaaaaaaatcagcaaaaatccATTATGGAGAAAAATCTCACAACCCACAGAAAACAGTATCTCTTGTATAAACCACACTGCTGAGAATTAAGCTTGAGTTTGTGTCCACTGCATGCTGAGAAATAGGGACCAGAGCTGGCGGACAGTGTCCAGAGGGTGAAGAACAGAGAGGCATTCTTCTTGGAGAGTCTGGAGAGGAGGGACAGCCAGGAGACAACACCTGGAAGGACTTGGATGGAGGGAATTCAAGGATTCAGAGGCACAGGGACCGTGGATACAGGCCTGCTCTCAAGTAACCCTTCCGGTAGACCAATTAGAAAAGGAATCCCTGACTCAGCACGCAAAACTTATGTAACGTGATGCTCtgaggtataaaaataaaaactatttcagAT
Above is a genomic segment from Mustela lutreola isolate mMusLut2 chromosome 3, mMusLut2.pri, whole genome shotgun sequence containing:
- the ODF1 gene encoding outer dense fiber protein 1, translated to MAALSCLLDSVRRDIKKVDRELRQLRCIDECTRCLCDLYMHPYCCCDLHPYPYCLCYSKRARSCGLCDLYPCCLCDVKLYCLRPSLRSLERKAIRAIEDEKRELAKLRRTTNRILASSCCSSNILGSVNVCGFEPDQVKVRVKDGKVCVSAERENRYDCLGSKKYSYMNICKEFSLPPCVDEKDVTYSYGLGSCVKIESPCYPCTSPCNPCNPCSPCSPCSPCNPCNPCDPCSPCYPCGSRFSCRKMIL